The Actinomadura sp. WMMB 499 genome includes a window with the following:
- a CDS encoding CbtB domain-containing protein, whose protein sequence is MAQPAVPPAGAPDARPAAPVRVPVREILPWAVFAIVLAAVLIYFVGAEQGATSVFGGTWIHEFTHDGRHLLGFPCH, encoded by the coding sequence ATGGCCCAGCCCGCCGTACCGCCCGCAGGCGCGCCGGACGCGCGCCCGGCGGCGCCCGTCCGCGTCCCGGTCCGCGAGATCCTGCCCTGGGCGGTCTTCGCGATCGTCCTGGCCGCAGTCCTGATCTACTTCGTCGGCGCCGAGCAGGGCGCGACGTCCGTGTTCGGCGGCACCTGGATCCACGAGTTCACCCACGACGGCCGGCACCTGCTCGGCTTCCCCTGCCACTGA
- a CDS encoding CbtA family protein, giving the protein MMRQLLVRGMLAGLAAAAVALVVAWIYGEPQVADAIAFEEAAAHAAGDHGHEEEVVSRTAQQTVGLITAVGVYGVAVGGLFAIAFAFAQGRLGALGARGTAAVVAPAGFVALVLVPFLKYPATPPAVGDPETIGSRTVLYFGMAALGVLATAAALVVGRRLAPRLGAWNATIVTAAGFVVLIAVANRLTPDPDALPDGFPATVLWDFRIASLGIQLALWTTLGVVFGLLSERALARRTAPAASGPEPAG; this is encoded by the coding sequence ATGATGAGACAACTGCTCGTCCGGGGCATGCTCGCGGGGCTCGCCGCCGCCGCCGTCGCGCTGGTCGTCGCGTGGATCTACGGGGAGCCGCAGGTCGCCGACGCCATCGCCTTCGAGGAGGCGGCCGCCCACGCCGCCGGGGACCACGGGCACGAGGAGGAGGTGGTGAGCCGCACCGCGCAGCAGACCGTCGGCCTGATCACGGCGGTCGGCGTGTACGGGGTCGCGGTCGGCGGCCTCTTCGCGATCGCCTTCGCGTTCGCGCAGGGACGCCTCGGCGCGCTCGGCGCCCGCGGCACCGCCGCCGTGGTCGCACCGGCCGGGTTCGTCGCGCTCGTGCTCGTCCCGTTCCTGAAGTACCCGGCGACGCCCCCGGCGGTCGGCGACCCCGAGACGATCGGGAGCCGGACCGTCCTGTACTTCGGGATGGCGGCGCTCGGCGTCCTGGCGACCGCGGCCGCGCTGGTCGTGGGCCGGCGCCTCGCCCCCCGGCTCGGCGCCTGGAACGCGACGATCGTGACCGCCGCCGGGTTCGTGGTGCTGATCGCCGTCGCGAACCGGCTCACCCCGGACCCCGACGCGCTCCCGGACGGCTTCCCCGCCACGGTGCTGTGGGACTTCCGGATCGCGTCGCTGGGCATCCAGCTGGCGCTGTGGACGACGCTGGGCGTCGTGTTCGGCCTGCTGTCGGAACGGGCGCTCGCCCGCCGGACGGCGCCGGCCGCATCCGGGCCCGAGCCCGCCGGCTAA
- a CDS encoding 3-isopropylmalate dehydrogenase: MASRSIRLAVIPGDGIGPEVVAEGLKVLEAVAPSGGLKFEQTSYDLGAARWHRTGETLPDSVLAELREQEVILLGAVGDPSVPSGVLERGLLLRTRFELDHYVNLRPVRLFPGVTTPLAGVTPDDIDMIVVREGTEGPYTGVGGVLRKGTRHEVATQESVNTAFGVERVIRYAFEVAAGRPRKHLTLVHKDNVLTFAGDLYQRTLARVAEEYPQVTTAYTHVDAATMFFVNDPARFDVVVTDNLFGDIITDIGAAIAGGIGLAASGNVNPDRTAPSMFEPVHGSAPDIAGQGKADPTATILSVAMLLDHAGAGDAARRVERAVSDDLDERGALGARSTAQIGDAIAKRVSG, encoded by the coding sequence ATGGCATCCCGCAGCATCCGTCTGGCCGTCATCCCCGGTGACGGGATCGGCCCCGAGGTGGTCGCCGAAGGACTGAAGGTCCTCGAGGCGGTCGCGCCGTCCGGCGGCCTGAAGTTCGAGCAGACCTCCTACGACCTGGGCGCCGCGCGCTGGCACCGGACGGGCGAGACGCTGCCCGACTCGGTCCTGGCCGAGCTGCGCGAGCAGGAGGTCATCCTGCTCGGTGCCGTCGGCGACCCCAGCGTGCCGAGCGGGGTGCTGGAGCGCGGGCTGCTGCTGCGGACCCGGTTCGAGCTCGACCACTACGTCAACCTGCGCCCGGTCCGGCTGTTCCCGGGCGTCACGACCCCGCTCGCGGGCGTCACCCCGGACGACATCGACATGATCGTCGTCCGCGAGGGCACCGAGGGCCCGTACACCGGCGTCGGCGGTGTCCTGCGCAAGGGCACCCGGCACGAGGTCGCGACGCAGGAGAGCGTCAACACCGCGTTCGGTGTCGAGCGGGTGATCCGGTACGCGTTCGAGGTCGCCGCGGGGCGCCCGCGCAAGCACCTCACGCTCGTCCACAAGGACAACGTCCTGACCTTCGCCGGTGACCTCTACCAGCGGACGCTGGCGCGCGTCGCCGAGGAGTACCCGCAGGTCACGACCGCCTACACGCACGTCGACGCGGCGACGATGTTCTTCGTGAACGACCCGGCGCGGTTCGACGTCGTCGTCACCGACAACCTGTTCGGCGACATCATCACCGACATCGGCGCCGCCATCGCGGGCGGCATCGGCCTGGCCGCCTCCGGCAACGTCAACCCGGACCGGACGGCGCCGTCGATGTTCGAGCCCGTGCACGGCAGCGCGCCCGACATCGCGGGGCAGGGCAAGGCCGACCCGACCGCCACGATCCTGTCGGTCGCGATGCTGCTCGACCACGCCGGCGCCGGCGACGCGGCGCGCCGCGTCGAGCGGGCCGTGTCGGACGACCTGGACGAGCGCGGCGCCCTGGGCGCCCGCTCGACCGCGCAGATCGGGGACGCGATCGCCAAGCGAGTATCCGGCTAG